GATGGCATTTACATTTGAGCCTTCTAAAGTACCAGTTTCAATTTTAGGTCTTGAATTTATTTCGATATTTCTAGCTTGTCCAGATATTTCTGTACTATTCCAGAGTGAACTTCCTTGTTTTTGTAGAAATCTTGTTTTTTCAAAATTTACAATCTTTAAGTTGTCAAGGAGTTCATAGTTTTCCCATGAATTTTCATATTCACTTACAAGTTTTTTGGGATTTCTTTCAAATGTTGAATTATGAAATATTTGTCCTTGAGCTGTTATTTTAAAGTTATTATCTTTTAGATATATGTATCCCTTCTCTCCAATTACAGGATATCCATCTTTTGTCATAAGTATGCCTTCTGCTCCGAGTATGAAAGAACCGTTTCTTGTATATCTCTCTCCTTCTGGTGTTTGAACAACAAAAAAGCCCTCATCAGTTAATGCTAAGTCAAGAGGATTCCCAGTTATTTTTAGTGGTCCTTGTTCAAAAGAAGTATAGATTTCATTTTCTTCAACTCCTGTACCAAGCTTGCCAATAACAGGTGCTGTCTCCAGGTATCCTTTGGGAAATTTGTAAAGACCATCATCATTAATTCGCCTAATTAACATTTCGGGAAATGCCTTTTGAACAGATAAATCTTTTTTGTATCCCGTAAGGTCAATATTTGCTAAATTATTCGCAATAACATCTAATCTGTGTCTTTGTGCCATCATTCCGCTGGCAGCAGTATAAATACCTCTTACCACATAAAACCTCATTATTTATCATCGATATATACTATATATTATCACTAAAATTAGTATATATCAATTTTGATTTCTTTATTGTTTTGTGTATTTTGATTTTCTAAGATTGAACTATCAATTTGTATTGAGTAATTTAAATTATGTAAGTAAATTATTCCTTTTGCAAAAAGTATGAAATAAATGTATAATCTTTCTTTGTCATGATCTATTTAAATTGTTGGCTCAGATGTTAATTTTAGGAGTTTATATGGATAAGAATGTATTGAGAATTATTCTTTTATTTTATTTTTCGTTTTTTGCATTTGCAGAGTCTGAAAAAACAGACAATAAAAAAGACGGTAGTGAGGTTTTAGGATATTGGGTTGGATATGATGGTACTACGAATGTTAAAAATTCTGTAATTTATGTTTATAAGTATAATGATAAAGTCTATGGTAGAATTTTAAATGTAATAAAAGATGGGAAGGTGCATGATATTAATGATCCTTCTGGTTATAGGGTTGTAGGTTTTGAACATTTAAGTACCGAAGGTCTTGATTTTATGTGGGGGCTTAAATATATTAAGTCTTCTGGCAAGTGGGATAAGGGTAAGATTATTGATCCTAAGAATGGTAAAATTTATACTTCTGAAATGAGGGTAGATCCAAAAACGGGTAATCTTATTACCAAGGGTAAGGTATGGATTTTTGGTAGAAGTAAGATTTGGACAAGAGCTAATGAAGATGAGATTCCAAAATTAGATGTAGAAGGCATAGTGCCAAACCCCCCTGTAGCGGAAAAATAAAAGAATAAATATTTAATTTTTTGTGGGAAATCTTAATGAAAGATAAAACGGAATATTATGATAAGTTTATTATGAAAGTACCTAACTTTCCAAAGGAAGGTATACTTTTTTATGATATTACTAATGTTTTACTCAAAGCAGAAGCATATAAATCTTTAATTGAAGATGCACATGCTTTTTATTTATCAAGAAACATCGATTACATTGCTGCTATTGAATCAAGAGGTTATCTTATTGGTGCGCCTTTGGCTTTAAAAATGGGATTGCCTCTTTTGTTAATTCGAAAAGAAGGTAAACTTCCAAGGCAAGTCTTAAGAGAGGAATATAATCTTGAATATGGATTTAGCAGTATTGAAATACATAAAGATGATGTTAAACAACATTCAAATATTTTGTTAGTTGATGATATTTTAGCTACCGGAGGCACTTTGAAAGCAGCCGCTATGTTGCTTAAAAAGTCGGGTGGGGTGGTATCTGATATCTTTTGTTTTATTGAACTTGTGAGTATGAATGGTAAAGATGCTTTACGGGAATATAGTTTGAATTCTCTTGTTAAGTATTTTTGATAGTTATTTAATAAATAATTTGTGTTATTAATTGAGAGAGATTAAATAAGTTAATTGAGCTTAAATAATTGACTTTAAAGTTCATTAAATTTATAATACTTAGCTGAACATTGAGAGGTGATTGTGATGTATGCGTTGTTGGAAATAAAGGGTAAGCAGTACAAGGCTATTATGGGAGAGATGTTAAAGATAGATAAAATTAGAGCTAGTGAAGGTGATAAAATAGAATTTAGCAGTGTAATGCTTGTAAACAAGGATGGAGATGTAAAGATAGGAAAACCTTATGTTTTAGGTTCTTGTGTAAAATGTACTTATATAGAAAATAAAAAAGATAAAAAAGTTATCTCTTACAGATATAGAAGAAGAAAGTCAAGTGAGCGAAAGGTCGGCCATCGTCAATCCTATTCTTATGTTTTGGTTGATGATATAGTTGTTAGTTAGTGATTAATGTTTTAATAAAGACCCGTAATGATATAATTATTTATATTTTAGCCAATGGACATGCTAAAGGGAATAATCATATTAATATAGTTTGTTCTTCCTTTTCTTTTATTTTAAGGACTTTTTTAAGTGTTCTTGATTGTGAGAAAGAAGATTTTACTGTGGACAATTCTTTAAGAGGTTGTTTAGAATTTGAGGCTTTTTTTGAAGATTTGGATAGACAGAATCTTTTTTATTATAGTAAATTTTTAATACAAGGTGTAAAGGATTTGTGCTTTGAATATCCTTGTGATATTAAATTGATTTTGGAGGAAACTAGTGGCAACAAGTAAAAGTGGTGGTAGTTCTAAGAATGGAAGAGATTCTATATCTAAGAGGCTTGGTGTTAAGAGAAGTGGTGGGCAATTTGTGAGATCTGGAGAAATAATTGTACGTCAAAGAGGTACAAAATTTCATAAAGGCAAAAATTCTGGACTTGGCAGAGATCATACAATATTTGCATTAAAGGATGGTGTAGTAGAGTTTAAAACTTCTAAGGGCCGAAAATATATAAATATTATTTAATATTGTTATAGTTGAGGTTGATTTGCATACATTTAAGGATTCTTTAAACATAACTGTGTCTTCAGGTAGTGGGGGTGCAGGATGTGTTTCTTTTTTGCGTGAAAGATTTAAAGCCAAAGGAGGTCCTGATGGTGGTGATGGAGGTCGGGGTGGAAATGTAGTCTTTAAGGTTAAGCCAGATCTTAAAACCTTATCTTTTTATAAAAATGGTCAAAAGCTTGCTGCTAATAATGGTAAGCCTGGGATGGGTTCTAGGAAAAGTGGGGCTTCTGGTGAAGATTTAGTTATTTTTGTTCCCCCCAATACCCGTGTTTATGATGTTTTTACTGATTCTATGTTGTTTGAGCTTCAGAACTTTGATGATGAAGTTATTGCTTTAAAGGGTGGAAGAGGTGGCCTTGGAAATGTAAATTTTAAAAGTTCTACAAAACGGACACCAAGGTTTGCTCAACCTGGAGAATCTGGTACTACTTTGGATTTACGTCTTGAATTAGTATTGATAGCTGATATTGGACTTGTTGGGCTGCCTAATGCAGGTAAATCTTCTCTTATTTCTACGATAACTGCTTCAAGGTCAAAGGTTGGAAATTATCCTTTTACTACTAAAGTTCCGCATCTTGGTGTTTTGAAGTCCTCTTATGAGGATTTGGTAATTGCTGATGTGCCTGGGATAATTGAGGGTGCAAGTCGAGGGATGGGTCTTGGTTTTGAATTTTTAAGACATATTTCAAAGACCAAAATTTTGGTCTTTTTGATTGATGTTGCCAGTAATGACTTTATGAGTACTTATAGCATTCTTGTTAATGAGCTTAGTGTGTATGATGTTGGCCTTTCAAGTAAGAAGAGAATAATTGTTGCTAATAAACTTGATTTAGAAGGTGCTATTGAAAATTTTAATCAGTTAAAAAGAGCTTTGGATGGCGAAAAAGTTTTAGGAATTTCTATTTA
This portion of the Borrelia turicatae 91E135 genome encodes:
- the rplU gene encoding 50S ribosomal protein L21, translating into MYALLEIKGKQYKAIMGEMLKIDKIRASEGDKIEFSSVMLVNKDGDVKIGKPYVLGSCVKCTYIENKKDKKVISYRYRRRKSSERKVGHRQSYSYVLVDDIVVS
- the rpmA gene encoding 50S ribosomal protein L27, giving the protein MATSKSGGSSKNGRDSISKRLGVKRSGGQFVRSGEIIVRQRGTKFHKGKNSGLGRDHTIFALKDGVVEFKTSKGRKYINII
- a CDS encoding DUF2147 domain-containing protein gives rise to the protein MDKNVLRIILLFYFSFFAFAESEKTDNKKDGSEVLGYWVGYDGTTNVKNSVIYVYKYNDKVYGRILNVIKDGKVHDINDPSGYRVVGFEHLSTEGLDFMWGLKYIKSSGKWDKGKIIDPKNGKIYTSEMRVDPKTGNLITKGKVWIFGRSKIWTRANEDEIPKLDVEGIVPNPPVAEK
- a CDS encoding adenine phosphoribosyltransferase, with the translated sequence MKDKTEYYDKFIMKVPNFPKEGILFYDITNVLLKAEAYKSLIEDAHAFYLSRNIDYIAAIESRGYLIGAPLALKMGLPLLLIRKEGKLPRQVLREEYNLEYGFSSIEIHKDDVKQHSNILLVDDILATGGTLKAAAMLLKKSGGVVSDIFCFIELVSMNGKDALREYSLNSLVKYF
- the obgE gene encoding GTPase ObgE, whose protein sequence is MHTFKDSLNITVSSGSGGAGCVSFLRERFKAKGGPDGGDGGRGGNVVFKVKPDLKTLSFYKNGQKLAANNGKPGMGSRKSGASGEDLVIFVPPNTRVYDVFTDSMLFELQNFDDEVIALKGGRGGLGNVNFKSSTKRTPRFAQPGESGTTLDLRLELVLIADIGLVGLPNAGKSSLISTITASRSKVGNYPFTTKVPHLGVLKSSYEDLVIADVPGIIEGASRGMGLGFEFLRHISKTKILVFLIDVASNDFMSTYSILVNELSVYDVGLSSKKRIIVANKLDLEGAIENFNQLKRALDGEKVLGISIYDNRGIDELVNELFALSRI
- a CDS encoding ribosomal-processing cysteine protease Prp produces the protein MINVLIKTRNDIIIYILANGHAKGNNHINIVCSSFSFILRTFLSVLDCEKEDFTVDNSLRGCLEFEAFFEDLDRQNLFYYSKFLIQGVKDLCFEYPCDIKLILEETSGNK
- the flgF gene encoding flagellar basal-body rod protein FlgF, translated to MVRGIYTAASGMMAQRHRLDVIANNLANIDLTGYKKDLSVQKAFPEMLIRRINDDGLYKFPKGYLETAPVIGKLGTGVEENEIYTSFEQGPLKITGNPLDLALTDEGFFVVQTPEGERYTRNGSFILGAEGILMTKDGYPVIGEKGYIYLKDNNFKITAQGQIFHNSTFERNPKKLVSEYENSWENYELLDNLKIVNFEKTRFLQKQGSSLWNSTEISGQARNIEINSRPKIETGTLEGSNVNAINEMVSMITVNRAYEANQKTIQTEDSLLGKLINEIGKF